One region of Paenibacillus polymyxa M1 genomic DNA includes:
- a CDS encoding RtcB family protein, with translation MNIQPTTNSSFHEGPYSHLMKLPAGDLTVYASQQLFSSLDYKVFEMANNNLQIPGIRYMGYTPDVHVGVGTCIGTTAVWGMEDGYVSPSIVGSDIGCGMRVHLTNLHKDALKEIKLRRKLVKTIDKYLPMEAHQRGHYSDIRLEHIVRKGLHGLPNKYIPDSYTPKKSTSLTHVEHSKFSFDEEVLNLVEDRTWHRAHRQLGTLGGGNHFVEIQAIEIAEENREVAEAWGMFDGQVAVMIHSGSRAWGGAVSQTSSSAIAKAMSRLGLGTSDPRLVFAPLNHPEAAHYVDMMYSALNYAVVNRHLIAYSVREAFRDVFGTKCELRTLYDLMHNYAWEESHSDHGSVFVHRKGATRALPAGHPDNPRPYQSTGHPALIPGSMGTASYIMVGLPGGQDNFHSICHGAGRIRSRSATKRLVSVDDFAGALGVGRDDEIVVNQASLESIIDESPQAYKNVDDIIESVTGAGLAAVVAKCRPLAALKGAK, from the coding sequence ATGAATATACAACCTACGACCAATTCATCTTTTCATGAAGGACCATACAGCCACCTGATGAAGCTTCCGGCAGGGGATCTGACCGTGTACGCTTCGCAGCAACTCTTTTCCTCACTGGATTACAAAGTGTTCGAGATGGCTAATAACAATTTACAAATTCCAGGTATCCGCTATATGGGATACACACCGGATGTACATGTAGGCGTCGGAACCTGCATCGGTACAACTGCGGTATGGGGAATGGAAGACGGCTATGTATCTCCCTCCATCGTCGGTAGCGATATCGGCTGTGGCATGCGCGTACACCTGACCAATCTGCACAAGGATGCCTTGAAGGAAATCAAGCTGCGCCGCAAGCTGGTTAAGACGATCGACAAATACTTGCCGATGGAAGCTCACCAACGCGGACATTATTCGGATATACGGCTGGAGCATATTGTACGCAAAGGCCTGCATGGCTTACCTAATAAATATATCCCGGATAGCTACACTCCTAAGAAATCCACCTCACTGACCCATGTAGAGCACAGTAAGTTCTCCTTTGACGAGGAAGTGCTGAATCTCGTCGAAGACCGTACTTGGCACCGGGCTCATCGGCAGCTTGGCACGTTGGGTGGAGGCAATCATTTTGTCGAAATTCAGGCGATTGAAATTGCAGAAGAAAATAGAGAAGTCGCTGAAGCTTGGGGGATGTTCGACGGTCAGGTGGCTGTGATGATTCATTCCGGATCACGTGCTTGGGGGGGAGCAGTCAGTCAGACCAGTTCATCTGCCATTGCAAAAGCGATGAGCCGTCTCGGTCTCGGCACCTCCGATCCGAGACTGGTATTCGCACCGCTTAATCATCCCGAGGCAGCACATTATGTGGATATGATGTACTCAGCGCTGAATTATGCTGTGGTGAACCGACATCTGATTGCATACTCCGTGCGAGAAGCCTTCCGCGATGTCTTTGGTACAAAGTGCGAGTTGCGTACTCTGTACGATCTGATGCACAATTATGCTTGGGAGGAATCCCATTCAGATCACGGTAGCGTGTTTGTACATCGTAAAGGTGCGACGCGCGCTCTTCCAGCAGGACACCCCGACAATCCGCGACCTTATCAGTCGACTGGGCATCCGGCCCTGATCCCCGGTTCTATGGGGACTGCCTCTTATATTATGGTAGGTTTACCAGGCGGTCAGGATAACTTTCACTCCATCTGTCATGGAGCGGGCCGTATTCGCTCGCGATCTGCAACCAAACGGCTCGTGAGTGTGGACGATTTTGCAGGCGCTCTGGGTGTAGGGAGAGACGACGAAATTGTGGTCAACCAGGCATCTCTGGAAAGTATTATCGACGAATCTCCACAAGCCTACAAAAATGTAGATGATATTATTGAAAGTGTTACCGGGGCAGGACTTGCAGCCGTTGTAGCCAAATGTAGACCGCTGGCCGCCCTGAAAGGAGCAAAATAA
- a CDS encoding SulP family inorganic anion transporter, whose amino-acid sequence MKWRGRFEGYNAGALRKDLISGSIVAIVAIPLGMAFAIASGVKPEYGLYTTIIAGILISLLGGSKFQIGGPTGAFIPILLAIVMQYGYENLLIAGFMAGIMLILMGVLRLGALIKFIPKPVTIGFTAGIAVTIFSGQIANFLGLRGVERHETFLPSMAEIIHRLPSLNVYSILTACICLAGLIVVPKKWPKIPGSLVGLLLSTLVAALFFPGQVATIGSAYGAIPASLPELHIPAMTWELIVKLLPPALVIAMLGAIESLLSAVVADGMTGDRHNSNRELVGQGIANLLTPLFGGIPATGAIARTATNIRNNAVSPMSGIVHGVVVLLILMLFAPYASNIPLASMAPVLMVVAWNMSERKHFAHILKTRTADSIVLVVTFLLTVFTTLTTAVEVGLILAVVLFVKRMSNTLSVDKVLPDPSVKHEKVGAHMVTEQHDCPQVAIYNVEGPLFFGAASALENSGVGGQTGLQQGILLLRMGKVPFMDMTGEANFTALIQKYRKSGGTVLVSGLQPQPLELLHKTGCYDMIGQNHFFEHTGEALTAALAMVNQDRCSGCRQMAFRECTSLCRRTQETKSSFPEGAVSVPIPVNSGR is encoded by the coding sequence ATGAAGTGGAGAGGAAGGTTTGAAGGCTATAACGCAGGGGCTTTACGAAAGGATTTAATTTCTGGAAGCATTGTGGCGATTGTGGCTATCCCGCTCGGTATGGCGTTTGCCATTGCATCGGGGGTAAAGCCGGAATATGGTCTGTACACAACCATCATAGCGGGAATTTTGATTTCACTACTGGGTGGGTCCAAATTTCAGATCGGAGGACCTACAGGTGCGTTTATTCCGATTTTGCTGGCTATAGTCATGCAGTACGGCTATGAGAATTTACTTATAGCTGGTTTTATGGCAGGCATTATGCTCATTTTAATGGGTGTTCTAAGGCTGGGGGCGTTGATCAAATTTATTCCCAAGCCCGTAACCATTGGCTTTACAGCCGGGATTGCCGTGACGATCTTCAGTGGTCAGATTGCTAACTTTCTCGGCTTGCGCGGGGTAGAGCGACATGAAACTTTTCTGCCTTCGATGGCAGAGATCATCCATCGGCTTCCTTCACTCAATGTGTACAGCATCCTGACAGCTTGTATCTGTCTTGCTGGACTTATTGTGGTGCCTAAAAAATGGCCCAAGATACCTGGCTCACTGGTCGGCCTACTCTTGTCAACGCTGGTGGCAGCTTTGTTTTTTCCAGGGCAGGTGGCTACGATTGGCTCTGCTTATGGCGCAATTCCGGCATCTTTGCCTGAGCTGCATATTCCTGCAATGACGTGGGAATTAATCGTGAAGCTCTTGCCGCCAGCACTTGTTATAGCGATGCTGGGGGCTATTGAATCACTGCTTTCAGCGGTGGTAGCTGACGGGATGACGGGAGACCGCCATAACAGCAATCGCGAACTGGTTGGACAAGGGATTGCCAATTTGCTGACACCACTATTCGGCGGTATTCCTGCGACAGGTGCCATTGCCCGTACGGCCACCAATATCCGCAACAACGCGGTTTCTCCTATGTCAGGTATTGTGCATGGGGTCGTTGTACTCCTCATTCTGATGCTTTTTGCACCTTATGCATCTAATATTCCGTTAGCTAGTATGGCACCGGTGTTGATGGTAGTGGCCTGGAATATGAGTGAGCGCAAGCATTTTGCGCACATCCTCAAAACACGGACAGCAGATTCTATTGTGCTGGTCGTCACCTTTTTGCTGACGGTTTTTACGACGCTGACAACGGCTGTGGAGGTCGGCCTGATTCTGGCAGTTGTATTGTTTGTCAAACGTATGAGCAATACACTTTCAGTAGATAAGGTGCTTCCTGATCCTTCTGTAAAGCATGAAAAGGTAGGCGCACATATGGTCACAGAGCAGCATGATTGCCCGCAGGTGGCTATTTATAATGTGGAAGGCCCCCTATTTTTCGGTGCAGCTTCAGCGTTGGAAAACTCAGGTGTAGGGGGACAGACTGGTCTCCAGCAAGGGATTTTGTTGTTGCGTATGGGAAAGGTCCCTTTTATGGATATGACGGGAGAAGCTAACTTTACTGCATTAATACAAAAATACCGAAAGTCTGGTGGAACAGTGCTTGTGTCCGGACTCCAGCCTCAACCGCTGGAATTACTGCATAAAACCGGATGCTACGACATGATCGGACAAAATCATTTTTTTGAACATACAGGAGAGGCCTTAACAGCAGCTCTTGCAATGGTAAATCAGGATCGGTGCAGTGGGTGCAGACAAATGGCTTTTCGAGAATGTACGAGCCTGTGTCGTAGAACCCAGGAAACCAAATCTTCCTTTCCAGAAGGAGCCGTTTCGGTTCCCATACCTGTAAATAGCGGCAGATAG
- a CDS encoding ArsR/SmtB family transcription factor: MEGDLQKFKADFFKALAHPLRIRILEVLSEGERNVNELQTALGSEGSAVSQQLAVLRAKNLVNSFKEGTTVVYSLRDPLLTELLAVARRIFDNHLVEAISLLEGIRNEK; the protein is encoded by the coding sequence ATGGAAGGAGATCTCCAGAAGTTTAAGGCTGACTTTTTCAAAGCATTGGCTCACCCTCTGCGCATCCGCATTTTGGAGGTGCTGAGTGAAGGGGAACGGAATGTGAACGAGCTGCAGACTGCGCTTGGTTCCGAAGGTTCTGCCGTATCGCAGCAATTGGCTGTTTTACGGGCTAAAAATTTGGTGAACAGCTTCAAGGAAGGCACAACGGTCGTGTATTCACTACGTGATCCGCTCTTAACGGAGCTGCTAGCGGTGGCGCGGCGAATTTTTGACAATCATTTAGTCGAAGCGATCTCGTTGCTGGAAGGCATACGTAACGAGAAGTAA
- a CDS encoding amino acid ABC transporter ATP-binding protein, which translates to MIQIRNIHKSFGSLEVLKGIDVTLDKGKVLVIIGPSGSGKTTLLRCLNLLEVPGQGEIQVGDIALSFAKGTKLRQENILALRKRTGMVFQSYNLFPHMTAVQNVMEGQVTVQKKSKDEARKHALELLKKVGLADKAESYPHQLSGGQQQRVGIARAMAVEPEVLLFDEPTSALDPELVGEVLKVMKQLAAEGMTMVIVTHEMKFAAEVADHVILMDQGVIIEQGTPYQVLEQPTSPRAIQFLNRLSGETE; encoded by the coding sequence GTGATCCAAATTCGTAATATACACAAGTCGTTCGGCTCGCTGGAAGTGCTTAAGGGGATTGACGTGACGTTGGATAAGGGGAAAGTGCTTGTAATTATCGGTCCTTCCGGTTCTGGTAAAACAACGCTTTTACGCTGCTTGAATTTGCTGGAGGTTCCCGGCCAGGGAGAAATTCAGGTAGGTGATATTGCACTGAGTTTTGCGAAAGGAACGAAGCTTCGACAAGAAAACATTTTGGCACTGCGTAAGCGGACAGGGATGGTATTTCAATCCTACAACCTTTTCCCCCATATGACCGCTGTGCAAAATGTGATGGAGGGGCAAGTCACGGTTCAGAAAAAAAGCAAGGACGAAGCGCGCAAACATGCATTGGAGCTGCTTAAGAAGGTGGGATTGGCTGATAAAGCGGAATCCTATCCACATCAATTGTCGGGAGGACAGCAGCAACGGGTCGGTATTGCCCGGGCAATGGCGGTCGAACCTGAGGTGCTTTTGTTTGACGAGCCGACCTCTGCTCTTGATCCCGAGTTGGTAGGTGAGGTGCTCAAGGTCATGAAGCAGTTGGCTGCCGAAGGGATGACGATGGTTATTGTCACCCATGAAATGAAGTTCGCGGCAGAGGTTGCTGACCATGTAATCTTAATGGATCAGGGCGTAATCATTGAGCAGGGTACGCCATATCAGGTGCTGGAGCAGCCAACCAGCCCACGGGCCATCCAGTTTTTGAACCGACTGAGTGGGGAAACGGAATAA
- a CDS encoding amino acid ABC transporter permease, giving the protein MDDRQIQIIMDSLLPLLKAGVSFTIPLTLISFALGLLLALITALARLSKWRILKLIFGFYVWVIRGTPLLVQLYIIFYGLPSVGITLDPFIASVIGFTLSVGAYSSEIMRAAIISIQEGQWEAGYSLGMTRWQVLRRIVLPQASRVSVPPLANSFISLVKDTSLAATITYVEMFRTANQIVATTYEPLLVYTEAGVIYLLFSTILTVLQNYLEKRLSRFSVR; this is encoded by the coding sequence ATGGATGATCGCCAAATACAAATTATTATGGATTCATTATTACCTCTGCTAAAAGCAGGGGTTTCTTTTACGATTCCGCTCACCCTGATCTCATTTGCTCTGGGACTCCTACTGGCGCTGATCACTGCACTCGCCCGGTTGTCCAAATGGAGAATACTCAAGCTGATTTTCGGCTTTTATGTATGGGTGATTCGAGGAACTCCTTTGCTGGTGCAATTGTATATTATTTTCTATGGTTTACCTTCGGTGGGTATTACACTGGACCCATTTATTGCTTCAGTGATCGGCTTTACGCTCAGCGTGGGGGCCTATAGCTCTGAAATTATGCGTGCGGCTATTATTTCCATTCAGGAGGGTCAATGGGAGGCAGGATACTCCTTGGGGATGACACGCTGGCAAGTGTTGCGGCGGATCGTGCTCCCCCAAGCTTCCCGTGTGTCGGTGCCTCCGCTTGCCAATTCATTCATCAGCTTGGTAAAGGATACCTCACTGGCTGCCACTATCACCTATGTGGAAATGTTCAGAACGGCTAATCAGATTGTAGCTACCACATACGAACCGTTATTAGTGTATACCGAGGCTGGGGTTATTTACCTGCTGTTTAGTACGATATTGACTGTGCTGCAAAATTATTTGGAAAAGCGTCTGAGTCGTTTTTCCGTTAGATAA
- a CDS encoding amino acid ABC transporter substrate-binding protein → MRKFSFLPIVFIVMALLVSACGNNDKGAGTNNASTGENGSNNGKADTTAAATLESVKASGKLRIGTEGTYAPFTYHDAAGKLTGFDVDIATEVSKRLGVQPEFIETQWDGIFAGLNSKRFDAVFNEVSITDERKQKYDFSDPYIVSKAVLIVSEDNTDIQKFSDLKGKKAGQSLTSNLTQIAKSNGAEIVATEGFNQAIDLLTSKRVDATVNDGLSYLDLKKQKPDAPIKKVDESADASHSAAVFNKGSEDLIKAVNKALADMKADGTYLKISEKYFGADVSK, encoded by the coding sequence ATGAGAAAATTTAGTTTTTTGCCGATTGTATTCATCGTGATGGCATTGCTGGTTTCGGCTTGCGGCAACAATGATAAAGGCGCGGGCACGAATAATGCATCTACTGGAGAAAACGGTTCTAATAATGGAAAAGCAGATACAACGGCTGCAGCTACTCTTGAATCTGTCAAAGCCAGTGGCAAGCTGAGAATCGGTACGGAAGGTACCTATGCTCCGTTTACTTACCATGATGCTGCTGGCAAACTGACAGGCTTTGACGTCGATATTGCAACTGAAGTAAGTAAGCGCCTGGGTGTGCAACCGGAATTTATCGAGACGCAATGGGACGGAATATTTGCAGGCTTGAACTCCAAGCGGTTTGACGCAGTATTCAATGAAGTGTCTATTACAGATGAGCGCAAGCAAAAATATGATTTCTCCGATCCGTACATTGTCTCTAAGGCAGTTCTGATCGTGAGTGAAGATAATACGGACATCCAGAAATTTTCGGATCTAAAAGGTAAAAAGGCAGGGCAATCCCTGACTAGCAACCTGACTCAAATCGCAAAAAGCAACGGTGCGGAAATTGTAGCAACCGAAGGATTCAACCAAGCTATTGATCTCCTCACTTCCAAACGGGTAGATGCGACCGTCAACGACGGATTGTCTTATCTGGATCTGAAAAAGCAAAAGCCTGATGCTCCGATCAAAAAGGTGGACGAATCTGCGGATGCTTCACACAGTGCAGCTGTATTTAATAAAGGCAGCGAAGATTTGATCAAGGCAGTCAACAAAGCGTTGGCTGATATGAAGGCTGACGGTACGTATCTGAAAATTTCTGAAAAATATTTTGGAGCCGATGTGTCCAAATAA
- a CDS encoding MFS transporter: protein MDTHNTTLSPEGRHSAWATFTSPLKQSKAFTLLWLGHWIAMLGSSVTTVILPLVIYSLTGSTTIMGLAMTVYMLPNVLILPFAGMIVDRIDRIRLLLFTNVARFGLMLVASVLMFTDGMKLPFLFVGLALYGLMDGIFNPAYSALRAQVFTPDIRNAANALSQISIQAVRLLGPPLGGFIVSFSSPGVGFGLDSIAYLVSFACFWMLSAHLASIIGKRQADSEQEDQGGQHFLKDFIAGFAILRSHPWLWITILAFSFINICYSGIIAVLIPWLFKVHHGYNPVVYGIAMASSGIGAMLGAFVYGSRKHWKHRGLLAYLGAFVSGLALLLLSIVTWMPGLIMSMMLEGFGIMIFAIIWETSLQELVPAESFGRVASLDLMFSFALLPVGYLAVGAVADKLGGILTIGMFATIGMCIVLGVLIVPHIRRFQ from the coding sequence ATGGATACCCATAATACAACTTTATCCCCTGAAGGAAGGCACTCAGCCTGGGCTACCTTTACTTCACCTTTAAAGCAATCCAAAGCGTTCACCCTCTTGTGGCTTGGACATTGGATCGCTATGTTAGGAAGTTCTGTTACGACAGTCATTTTGCCACTGGTTATCTATTCTCTGACAGGCTCGACCACCATCATGGGATTGGCGATGACGGTTTATATGCTGCCAAACGTACTTATTCTTCCTTTCGCAGGAATGATTGTGGACAGAATTGACCGAATTCGCCTCCTTCTGTTCACGAATGTCGCCCGCTTTGGTCTGATGCTCGTTGCATCGGTGTTGATGTTTACGGACGGGATGAAGTTGCCGTTCCTATTCGTTGGCCTTGCGTTGTACGGATTGATGGATGGTATCTTTAATCCGGCTTATTCGGCCTTACGTGCACAAGTGTTCACACCGGACATCCGCAATGCTGCCAATGCACTAAGTCAAATCAGTATACAAGCCGTTCGTCTACTCGGTCCTCCGCTAGGAGGCTTTATTGTATCCTTTTCCTCCCCGGGTGTCGGCTTTGGACTGGATTCTATCGCTTATCTGGTATCCTTTGCCTGTTTTTGGATGCTAAGTGCTCATTTGGCCTCCATCATCGGTAAACGTCAGGCCGATTCAGAACAGGAAGATCAGGGTGGACAACATTTTCTCAAGGATTTTATAGCAGGCTTTGCTATTCTCAGAAGTCATCCTTGGCTATGGATTACGATTCTCGCCTTTTCTTTCATTAATATCTGTTATTCAGGTATTATCGCTGTGCTCATCCCGTGGCTGTTCAAGGTTCATCATGGCTATAATCCAGTCGTATACGGCATTGCAATGGCAAGTAGTGGCATTGGTGCCATGCTGGGAGCCTTTGTGTATGGATCACGCAAGCATTGGAAACACCGCGGTCTGCTCGCTTACTTAGGAGCTTTTGTCAGCGGTCTCGCCTTACTGCTGTTGTCTATAGTCACCTGGATGCCAGGATTGATTATGAGCATGATGCTCGAAGGATTTGGCATTATGATTTTTGCAATTATCTGGGAGACAAGCCTGCAGGAATTAGTCCCCGCTGAATCCTTTGGACGTGTAGCCAGTCTGGATTTGATGTTTTCCTTTGCACTGCTTCCTGTCGGCTATCTGGCCGTAGGTGCCGTGGCGGATAAGCTTGGTGGCATCCTCACCATTGGTATGTTTGCAACCATCGGCATGTGTATCGTGCTGGGCGTGCTAATTGTTCCTCATATCAGACGGTTTCAATAG
- a CDS encoding MFS transporter — protein sequence MKRILAILMINIFIVMVGVGLITPILPELIIEFGASGRAIGLLVAAYGITQFLLSPMTGQLSDRYGRKVFIVVGVIVFAVAKLIFAIGDDLWMLYTSRLLEGVAAALIIPPMMAYVADITTTEERGKGNSLLAAAMSFGFVIGPGLGGLLAGYGTRVPLYTATGAAMIAVIFSIVCLPESLSKEQMKAARARINHQRESIFKQYARSLKSKYAMFFVIVLVMTFGLANFESVLGLYVTNRFQFSPQNISILLTAGAVIGVGMQALVVAKMIHQFGEKRLIKGSLLFTSAAYILFLFAKDFWSIFLVTSLIFFATATLRPALNTQLSKMAGNEQGYVAGMNNAYMSVGNILGPTLAGFLFDANMFAPFLTGCCILLITFLITLKMK from the coding sequence ATGAAAAGAATACTCGCAATTCTCATGATCAATATATTCATTGTGATGGTCGGCGTGGGTTTGATCACCCCTATTCTGCCGGAACTGATCATTGAATTTGGTGCCAGTGGGCGGGCCATCGGTTTATTGGTGGCAGCCTATGGCATAACGCAATTCCTGCTCTCGCCCATGACCGGGCAGCTGTCTGATCGATACGGAAGAAAAGTTTTTATCGTCGTAGGTGTTATTGTTTTTGCTGTAGCTAAATTGATCTTTGCTATTGGAGATGACCTGTGGATGCTGTATACCTCAAGACTTCTGGAAGGAGTTGCAGCAGCCCTGATTATTCCACCCATGATGGCATATGTAGCTGATATTACAACAACCGAAGAACGTGGCAAAGGAAATAGTCTACTAGCGGCAGCGATGTCATTTGGATTTGTCATTGGTCCAGGACTTGGAGGCCTTCTTGCAGGATATGGAACGAGAGTGCCACTGTATACAGCAACAGGTGCAGCTATGATTGCAGTTATTTTTTCAATCGTTTGTTTACCTGAAAGTTTATCGAAAGAACAAATGAAGGCAGCACGAGCAAGAATTAATCATCAAAGAGAGTCTATTTTCAAACAGTATGCAAGGTCATTGAAATCAAAATATGCGATGTTCTTTGTCATTGTCCTGGTGATGACTTTTGGACTTGCTAATTTTGAATCCGTTCTTGGTTTATATGTAACGAATCGCTTCCAATTTTCACCGCAAAATATTTCAATCCTTCTAACTGCAGGTGCTGTGATCGGCGTCGGTATGCAGGCATTAGTTGTTGCTAAAATGATCCATCAGTTTGGTGAAAAAAGGTTGATCAAAGGCTCGCTTCTCTTCACCTCTGCTGCTTATATTTTATTTCTCTTCGCCAAAGATTTTTGGAGTATCTTTCTTGTGACTTCCCTTATTTTCTTTGCTACAGCTACGCTTCGTCCAGCTCTTAATACACAATTGTCGAAGATGGCAGGAAATGAGCAAGGATATGTAGCTGGTATGAATAATGCCTATATGAGTGTTGGGAATATTTTAGGTCCTACTCTAGCGGGATTTTTATTTGATGCGAATATGTTCGCTCCATTTTTAACAGGCTGTTGCATTCTTTTGATTACCTTCTTGATTACATTAAAAATGAAATAA
- a CDS encoding YkgJ family cysteine cluster protein, translated as MECRVGCAACCIAITISSPIPGMPDGKPAGVPCPQLTPDYRCQLFGKPERPAVCSGFHADKDTCGETNERAFELLRELEKSTLPSKT; from the coding sequence CTGGAGTGTCGAGTAGGATGTGCTGCATGTTGCATTGCCATTACGATTTCTTCCCCTATTCCCGGCATGCCAGACGGAAAACCTGCTGGTGTTCCATGCCCTCAGCTCACGCCTGATTACCGTTGCCAATTATTTGGAAAACCCGAGCGTCCTGCCGTATGCAGTGGCTTTCATGCGGATAAGGATACATGCGGAGAAACTAATGAAAGAGCATTTGAGCTGCTGAGAGAGCTGGAGAAGTCCACTTTACCAAGTAAAACTTAA
- a CDS encoding GlsB/YeaQ/YmgE family stress response membrane protein produces the protein MSWLWALIVGGIIGWLAGIIAGRDVPGGVIGNIIAGFIGGWLGSLILGDWGPEIGSFYIVPALIGAIVLVVIVSLIFRSVGRSRG, from the coding sequence ATGAGTTGGTTATGGGCATTGATTGTTGGCGGTATTATTGGTTGGTTGGCAGGAATTATCGCAGGTCGTGATGTTCCGGGTGGCGTGATTGGTAACATCATCGCTGGTTTTATCGGTGGATGGTTGGGTAGCTTGATTCTGGGAGACTGGGGTCCTGAAATCGGATCGTTCTACATCGTTCCTGCATTAATTGGTGCGATTGTGCTAGTCGTGATTGTGAGCTTGATCTTCCGTTCCGTTGGACGGAGCAGAGGTTAA
- a CDS encoding AAA family ATPase: protein MLSIDTPAIYEFDERTDGRITGYAAYARLIDGISEALYNRYGVKYELYASDDPNIEYWDLLEEDIRSGSPELEHVARVFDRLEERTIQYDDDGPTPEYGVHLSMRNNVFAYPKWGIALARVPFFRDNGVYNEDYVFAIGDQELQSFLAGVRGRERKQNMKRVTVFTDTSRGLSRQAEPITRAITRDDVILKAEIKRDIFRSLDQFFEADRTFYQTYNIPYKRGILLYGHPGNGKTTLVKSIANSVPGPAAYWQITEYTTSESVKEVFEAATRLAPMVLVIEDIDSMPQEVRSFFLNTLDGATSKEGIFLIGTTNYPEKIDPGLMNRAGRFDRAYEISLPDEALRLAYLKLRNFLVFAGETGTQKAAAMTDGFSLAQLGELYVSTALEWHEQGKADIELIIKGMRGELDKSRKQDWLKNVSEGRVGFF from the coding sequence ATGTTGAGTATAGACACCCCAGCTATTTATGAATTTGACGAACGTACAGATGGACGCATTACCGGTTATGCTGCTTATGCCCGTCTGATCGATGGTATTAGTGAAGCACTCTATAACCGCTATGGCGTAAAATACGAGCTGTACGCCAGTGATGATCCCAATATTGAGTATTGGGATTTGCTGGAGGAGGATATTCGTTCAGGCAGCCCTGAGCTGGAGCATGTGGCACGGGTGTTCGATCGTTTGGAGGAACGCACCATCCAGTATGACGATGACGGGCCAACTCCTGAATACGGTGTGCATCTGTCGATGCGTAACAATGTATTTGCCTATCCCAAATGGGGGATTGCACTGGCACGAGTTCCCTTTTTCCGTGATAATGGCGTATATAATGAAGATTATGTGTTTGCCATAGGCGACCAGGAGCTGCAAAGCTTCCTCGCAGGAGTACGCGGTCGTGAACGCAAGCAAAATATGAAGCGTGTCACCGTCTTTACCGATACAAGCCGTGGACTCTCCCGGCAAGCAGAACCGATAACCCGCGCAATTACGCGGGATGACGTGATTTTGAAAGCGGAAATCAAGCGGGATATCTTCCGATCACTTGATCAATTTTTTGAAGCAGATCGCACCTTCTATCAGACTTATAACATTCCTTACAAGCGTGGGATTCTGCTATACGGCCATCCAGGCAACGGTAAAACAACCCTAGTGAAATCTATTGCCAATAGCGTGCCAGGTCCGGCCGCTTACTGGCAAATTACAGAATATACAACCAGTGAATCGGTCAAAGAGGTGTTCGAGGCAGCTACTCGCCTGGCGCCGATGGTGCTGGTCATTGAAGACATCGATTCCATGCCTCAGGAGGTGCGTTCCTTTTTCCTGAATACGCTCGACGGCGCTACATCCAAGGAGGGCATCTTCCTGATCGGAACGACCAATTATCCAGAAAAAATCGACCCAGGTCTGATGAACCGGGCGGGCCGCTTCGACCGGGCTTATGAAATCAGTTTGCCTGACGAAGCGCTGCGACTCGCGTATCTCAAGCTGCGTAACTTCCTTGTTTTTGCAGGTGAGACAGGTACACAGAAGGCCGCAGCGATGACAGATGGCTTCTCCCTGGCTCAGCTCGGAGAACTGTATGTCAGTACGGCTCTAGAATGGCATGAGCAAGGAAAAGCCGATATTGAGCTGATTATTAAAGGCATGCGAGGCGAGCTTGATAAAAGCCGCAAGCAGGACTGGTTAAAAAATGTATCCGAAGGACGAGTCGGCTTCTTCTGA